In Belonocnema kinseyi isolate 2016_QV_RU_SX_M_011 chromosome 4, B_treatae_v1, whole genome shotgun sequence, a single window of DNA contains:
- the LOC117170530 gene encoding uncharacterized protein LOC117170530 isoform X1 encodes MDLLSKLEQRSESESHQESSPQTQSTGEGLPETELHLHINPQTLSTEQRISRTTSYLQAQPQVNLIEPKIPVTLVPSPVPLNEQGIPATLLHMHESEFYLDSHFQYYGLYYRPALDGRMRPTISTFITIIPGNYRVRINSINEAVGFWNNKRVYHFICFQRQKVALRKEGLDLRIRLLAQSEIDFLRRFEGIKRRVYVGFFG; translated from the exons ATGGACTTGCTATCAAAACTGGAGCAAAGAAGTGAATCTGAGAGTCATCAAG AATCAAGTCCCCAGACGCAGTCTACTGGAGAAGGACTACCTGAAACTGAACTGCATTTACACATAAATCCCCAGACGCTTTCTACTGAACAAAGAATTTCTAGAACCACGTCGTATTTGCAAGCACAACCCCAGGTTaatttaattgaaccaaaaatcCCTGTAACTTTAGTTCCTTCCCCGGTGCCTTTAAATGAACAAGGAATACCTGCAACATTGCTACATATGCATGAGTCAGAATTCTATCTTGACAGTCATTTTCAATATTATGGTCTCTACTATCGACCGGCGCTGGATGGCAGAATGAGACCTACAATATCGACATTTATTACAATAATACCAGGCAATTATCGAGTCAGAATAAACAGTATAAACGAAGCTGTGGGATTTTGGAATAATAAACGTGTTTATCATTTTATATGTTTTCAACGCCAAAAGGTGGCTTTAAGAAAGGAAGGCCTAGATTTGCGTATAAGGCTCCTTGCACAAtcagaaatagattttttacgcAGATTTGAAGGCATTAAGCGACGGGTCTACGTGggattttttgggtga